In Sedimentibacter sp. MB31-C6, one genomic interval encodes:
- a CDS encoding sigma-54-dependent transcriptional regulator, whose protein sequence is MMKFRVLIVDDEEIIRLSMNEGLKDLGYNVCTSKDGTEAIEKLKDFRPHVIFLDLRLTAENGLEVLKNIKKFDSEVEVVIMTAYGDIESAVEAIKLGAYDYINKPFDLQEIDIIIKRVIQNLKLKKKVYILENQSEIESIIGENDKMKDVFNKIKILSKNDNVTVLIRGDSGTGKELVANAIHMNSNRKSSNMLKINCGAIPQNLIESELFGFEKNSFTGANNSKKGLMEIADGGTLFLDEIGELPLEVQPKLLRVLEERKFKRIGGLKDIEIDIRIIAATNKNLEEAIKNKEFREDLYYRLNVVPIHLPPLKERGTDILILSNNFLNDFNRKFNKKIKGFSKEAEKALMSYPWKGNVRELRNIMERIVLLAETEYIDIKNLPYEIYKGKTNINDFSNNLFDTEEIENKFINKNFSLEKKIEKIEIYYIKLALDYCNNNYSKASKMLGMSRFAFKRRLEKYFEHDMSDL, encoded by the coding sequence ATGATGAAGTTTAGAGTTTTAATTGTTGATGATGAAGAAATAATAAGATTGTCGATGAATGAAGGTCTTAAAGATTTAGGATACAATGTATGCACTTCAAAAGATGGTACAGAAGCCATAGAAAAATTAAAAGATTTTAGACCTCATGTTATATTTTTAGATTTAAGACTTACTGCAGAAAACGGTTTAGAAGTACTAAAAAATATAAAAAAATTCGACAGCGAAGTAGAAGTTGTAATAATGACAGCATATGGTGATATAGAAAGTGCTGTAGAAGCTATTAAACTGGGAGCTTACGATTATATAAATAAACCTTTTGATTTACAAGAAATAGATATTATTATAAAACGAGTTATACAGAATTTAAAATTAAAGAAAAAAGTTTATATATTAGAAAATCAATCTGAAATAGAAAGCATTATTGGCGAAAATGATAAAATGAAAGATGTTTTTAATAAAATTAAAATACTCTCAAAGAATGATAATGTAACTGTTTTAATTAGAGGTGATTCTGGCACTGGAAAAGAGCTTGTAGCAAATGCAATTCACATGAATAGCAATAGAAAATCATCAAATATGTTGAAAATTAATTGTGGAGCTATCCCTCAAAATCTTATTGAAAGTGAACTTTTTGGATTTGAAAAAAACTCTTTCACTGGAGCAAATAATAGTAAAAAGGGATTAATGGAAATTGCTGATGGTGGTACATTATTTTTAGATGAAATTGGTGAACTACCTTTAGAAGTACAACCTAAACTATTAAGAGTTTTAGAAGAACGAAAGTTTAAAAGAATTGGCGGTTTAAAAGATATTGAAATAGATATTAGAATTATAGCTGCAACAAATAAAAATTTAGAAGAAGCGATAAAAAACAAGGAATTTAGAGAAGATTTATACTATAGATTGAATGTTGTTCCTATACATCTTCCCCCTCTTAAAGAAAGAGGAACGGATATACTAATATTATCTAACAACTTTCTTAATGATTTTAATAGAAAATTTAATAAAAAGATTAAAGGATTTTCAAAAGAAGCAGAAAAAGCTCTTATGTCTTACCCCTGGAAAGGTAATGTAAGAGAACTTAGAAATATTATGGAAAGAATTGTTTTATTAGCAGAAACAGAATATATTGATATAAAAAATTTACCCTATGAAATATATAAAGGCAAAACTAATATCAATGATTTTTCTAATAATCTTTTTGATACCGAAGAAATTGAAAACAAATTTATAAATAAAAATTTTTCTCTGGAAAAAAAAATAGAAAAAATAGAAATATATTATATAAAACTAGCCTTAGATTATTGCAACAATAACTATTCTAAAGCTTCAAAAATGTTAGGTATGAGCAGGTTTGCTTTCAAAAGACGGTTAGAGAAATATTTTGAACATGATATGAGCGATTTATAA